In one Tenuifilum sp. 4138str genomic region, the following are encoded:
- a CDS encoding DUF4295 domain-containing protein: MAKKVVASLQKATKDRVKCIKMVRSPKTGAYMFKEETMDKSESADFFKQK; encoded by the coding sequence ATGGCAAAGAAAGTAGTTGCTTCGCTTCAAAAAGCCACGAAAGATCGTGTGAAGTGCATTAAAATGGTGCGTTCACCCAAAACTGGCGCATACATGTTTAAGGAAGAAACAATGGATAAATCCGAATCGGCCGATTTCTTCAAACAGAAATAG